The genome window ATCCTGGAGAAGCTCGGCGTCTCACGGGTCATCTTCCCCGATCGCGAGATGGCCATTCGCGTGGCACACAGTCTTGTCCTCAGCAACGTCATCGACTACATCGAGGTGTCGCGCGAGTTCGGCATCATCGAGATCCCGGCCCCGGCCGCCTTCGTCGGCCGCACGCTGCGCCAGCTCGAGATCCGCCCGCGCTTCGGGTTGACCCTGATCGCGATCAAACGCCAGAAGACGCCTCAGGGACCGGTGACGACCACCATCGCCCCGGGCGCCGACGAGACGATTCAAGAGGGCGACGTACTCGCATTGCTCGGAGATACGGAGCGGCTGGGGCAGCTCGACCGACGGTTGAGAGAGTAGGACCGAGCGACCAGACGTGTGATAGAACAACGAGGAACGCGGGTTCCTGAGAGGACCGGGTCTCGGTCCTCGCGGTGCGAAGAACAACAGCCGGGCGCGCTCTTACGTCGGACCGGCGAGCCGCTCCGACCATCGGCCCGGGCATCAGGCTCCGGAGGTCGCGATGGCATGCCCCTTCCCCGATGAACGGATCACCGACACGGTGGTGCAGGCGGAGATCGCCAAAGGGTGGTGGGCCGTCAGGTGCCCGCTCTGCGGCGGCCCTGCGGCCTCGTGCTCGGCCGCGTCGCACGACGCCCGGGGGTACATCTGTCCAGCCTGCCAGCGCTTCTCGGTGACCGGACCCTATCTGACGAACCTCCAGCGAGTCGGCGAGATCGAGCCCGACCGAGCCGCCCGGCTGAGGACCACCCTGAGCCAGAAAGCCGCGACGTCGTCGGCGCCGGTCGTCTTCTCGTTCGAGCCGGTCTGGCACTGACGACCGGGCGCCGGATGCGCTGGACGATCTGCGACCACGTCCCGGCGAGCCACCCGCCGAGACCCGTTGCGGCCTCGCCACGCCTCGCGTAGAGTGGCGAGGCCACACCACCCGGGTCCGGGGCGCCAACCGCCGGGCCGTTCGTCGAACCGTGCGGCATCGTCCCCCCGAAGGAGGCTGGCATGAGGGCTCCGCATCGTCGCTGGCACGCCACCCTGTTGTTGTCGGCGCAGGCGCCGCACGAACGAACGAGGCGACGCCGGGCCTCGATCGTCCTCGTGGCCGCGCTACTCGTCGGAGCAGGCGCCGCGACGCGACCGGCGGCCGCGCAGCCCCAGCCGTCGCTCGGCTCGCTGAAGGTCGTGCTGCTCGGCGACTCCTACGCCGCCGGCAACGGAGCCCGGAACGACGACGGCGGCCGCAACTACTGGATGGAGGGATGTTACCGAAGCCCCACCAACTGGGCCGAGCAGTACGTCCGCAGCCTCACTGCCGACCGGTTCGACGTCACGTTCGTCAATCGGGCCTGCAGCGGCGGCGTCGCCGCTGAAATCCTCAACCCGCGCAACATGGGTCGGGTGACGTCGTTCTCGCGCAGCCGGTGCGAGCCGACGTATCCCGACGAGGAGTACTACACGGACGTCGAACGCGACCTGCTGTTCCGCTGGCACTGCACGCGCTGGCTGCGACCTCAGATCGAGGCCGTCGGCGAGGACACCGACCTCGTCCTCCTCAGCATCGGGGGCAACGACGCGAGCTTCGCCACGATCGTCCAGCAGTGCTTCGTCGGCGGCTTCCGCGACCCCGGCGACTGTCGCGAGGCCGTGGAGAACGCCGAAGACCTGCTGCCCGACATCCGCGCGCGCATCGTCGACGTGTTGAACCACCTGCGGGCACGGATGCGACCCGACGCGAAGGTGGTGCTCGTCGGCTACCCCTATCTCGAGATCGATCCCGATTACGAACTCGTCTGGGCACCGCTCGGGTTCGAACGCGATCGGTACGCTGCGGGGCGGGAGGTTCGGCGCCTGGGCGACCTGGGCGACGACATGCACCGAGGAGCCATCGCGGCCGCCAACGGCGCCGCGGGCGACGACTTCGCGCTGTTTGTCGAGGGAGTCAAGGAGCGGTTCAGTGGCCACGAGCCCAGCGCCAATGGCACCAATCCCGACCGTTGGCTGTACGAGGCGTACGAAACCCGCATCGCCGCGGAGTGGTACCACTACAACCCGCAGGGGCATCGAGAGATAGCCCGCGAGCTGGCGACCCCGCTCGCCTCGACGGTCGAGACCCTGGCCCAGGCGTTCATCGGGTTGTCATCGGTCGACCTCGTGTTCGTCGTCGACACGACGGGGTCGATGTTCTTCGACATCGAGGCCGTGAAGCAGTTCTCGACCTCGCTCGTGAGCCTGATGGCCTCCCGGACGGCGAGTTATCGATTCGCGCTGGTGACCTATCGCGATCACCCGAGTCACACCGGTGATCCGACCGACTATCCATCGCGCGTCGAGCTGGGGTTCACCAACGACGCGAGCGCCATCGTCGACGCCATTGACGCGCTCGAAGTCGACGGAGGCGGCGATTTCCCCGAGTCGGTTTACTCAGGCCTCATGGCGGGAATCGGCCTGCCCTGGCGCCCGGGTGTGAAGAAGATCGTGCTGCAGTTGGGCGACGCGCCCCCGCACGATCCCGAGCCGGTGACGGGTCTGCGCGCGGTCGACGTCGTGACGGCCGCCATCAACGTCGACCCGGCCGAAGTGTACGTCGTCGACGTGTCGGGCTTCGGTGCCATCGGCAACCTCTCACTGGTGGTCGAGGGGACTGGTGGGCGTGTGTTCTCCGCCCGCACGCCAGGTGAGATCTCGGCGGCCATCGAAGGCGTGATCGAGGTCGTCCTGGCCAAGCCGTACGCCTGGCTGGGCGGACCGTACATCACGACGATCGGTACACCGGTGGTGTTCGATGCGTCAGGATCGTACGACGCCGACGGTCACATCGTGCTCTACGAGTGGGATGTCAATGGCGACGGTGTGTACGACACGTCGAGTGCCGAACCCTGGTACCTCCACACGTTCACTGCGGACTTCGACGGCTTCGTGGCCGTCCGCGTCACCGACAACGACGGCCGCACGACCGTGGGCACGACCCGTGCCCACGCGTCGATCGACGGCGACGAGATTCCCGATGTCGACGACAACTGCCCGACCGAGCACAACCCCGGGCAGGAAGACTACGACCGCGACGGGATCGGCGATGCGTGCGATACGGATCCGGGTTGGCCCACCACCGAACGAGAAGGCGTGTTCGTCGAGTCGGGGGGCGTGGCGCTGTACCGGGCCCGCGAGGTCTTCCAGGAGGACGACCCGCTGACCCCACGGGTGCTCGTCGAGCGCCATGTCATCCGCGGCGGGCTCGGTGATGCCGATCCCGATGGTGACGGCTGGGCGGTGCTGGGTCGGACGGTCGGCAACGGCAAGGGCTGGCTCGAGGGCGGGTACATCGATGGAGAGGGGCGGCCTTGGGTCATCGTGGAACAGCGGCAGGGCCGGTTCCATCGGTGCTTTGCCACGACTCCGTCGCTGACGGCCGTCGGCGAGGCCAACAACCGGTTGATGTTCCCGATGCTCGATGCGACGGCGCACCCCGCATGCCGTCTGAATGGAAGAAGCGATGCCAGTCCTCCGGGCGGCCCCGTACCTCTCAGGTAAGGCCAGCCGTGGCTGGCTCCCACTCGCCATCGGGGTGGCGCTGCTCGCCGGCTGCGCCACGACCGATAGCGGTCCGCTGCGCCTGCTGAGCACCGACCCTCTGGCGCACCTCGCGCTCGAGGGCGGTGATCTGCTTCGGCGCAGCGAGCAGGACGCAGGGCGTGCACTCGGTAAGCCACGCCGCGCGCAGATCCTGCAGACGTTCGTTCCCAAGCCCGGGGTCTCCCTGTCCGAGCTCCAGTCCGAAGCCGAGGCCCGGGCCACGGCGGCCGGCTGGGTCCTGCAGCCGTCGGACGAGGGTGTTCGTGCGCACCGGCAACACGACGGACTGACGGTGACCCTCGCCATCTACCCGCAGCACGCCGGCGAACCGCGGCTGGTCGTCGCGCTCATGCAGGAGTGAGGGAAAGGCCCCCGATGCGAACCGCCTTCATCGCGCTCTCGACCTCGTTGCTGGCCGCGGTGACACTGACGGCCCAGCCCTCTCAACGGCCTCGCGGCCAGGCCCCTGACGAGGTGCCCGACCTGCGACCTGCGATTTCGCGCGCCGAAGAGGTCATGAACGCCCTGCAGGCGGCGCTGCTCGCGCGGCTCGCCGACGAGATGACGCGCGCGGGCCCGGCGGGCGCCGTCTCGGTGTGCCGCGACGAGGCGGCCGCCATCGCCACCCGGGTGGCGCGCGAGCAGTCGGTCGTCCTCGGGCGCACCAGCCACAAGCTGCGCAACCCGGCGAACACTCCCCCGGCATGGGCCGAAGCGCTCGTCAGCAGCAGCGCCGGTTCGAAGGCGGCCGGGCACGGCATCCGCGTCTTCGACCTCGGCGACCGCGTCGGCGTCGTCCGGCCTATCGGCCTCGCCGAGATGTGCGCATCGTGTCACGGCGCGCCCGGCCAGATTCCGGCGCCGGTGCGCGACATCGTGACCGCCGCCTACCCGCAGGACGCCGCCGTGGGCTTCGCCCCGGGCGATCTGCGCGGCTGGATGTGGGCCGAGGTGCCGAAGCCGTAGGCGCCCACGGAAACACTGCCGCCCGCTCGCGCAAGGCGCGCGTCTATCGTGCGGCCTGCGGCTCCCATCGCAGCCGGTCCGACGTCGCGTGCACGGCGTCGTAGAACGGCAGGAAGAGAAACCCGCAGCCGAGCCTCGTGCAGGCCGCGTTGACCGGGGCCAGAAAGGGTCCGCCGGGGATCGCGGAGAGTCGATACGGGACACGACGGCCGACGAGCCGGTCTGCGGCAGCCCGCACCGACTCGTCGCCGCCCGCGAACCTGGCTTTCGTGATCGTGCCTTCGGCATCGAAGGCCACGGCGAAGTACGCCATCGACGAGGCGGCGGGGCCGTCCTCCACCACGACGGCGCGCGCTGCGGCCACGGCGTCCCAGCGGTCGCGAGCCAGTCGCTCGGCCTCGTCTGCCGACGCGAGCCGCGCGATTCGCGCGTCGATGCTCGGCCACGACAAACGGTTCATCGCGAGGGCATCGCCGTAGGTTGCAAGGGCCCGGGTCGTGTCGCCCCTGGCCTCGTAGAACGTCCCGAGCTCTTCCCCGATGTTGGGATCGGCGGAGTACGCCCACGCCGCGGTCAGCCACGCCTCCGCTTCCTCGTCCCGCCCCTGGCTCGCGAGGACCCGCCCCATCGACGCCCATGCCCACGCCAGGTCGTGCAGCAGGACGACCTGTTCGCGCGACAGCGTGTCGACAGTGACCGCGGCGGCCGCCGACCGCGCGCGTGCGAGCGCCCGTCCAGCCCAGTCGGCGGCGAGGTCCAGTTCGACGCGACACCGGGCCAGCACGCGCGCGGCAAACCCGAGGGTGCGGACGCCCCCGTCGATCTGGACCCCGCGCCGGAGGGCGGCCACGCCCTCGGCGTCGCGTTCGAGCGAGAGCAGCGAGTCGCCCAGGCCCATGAGGAGCGGAGCCTCCGCCTTCCCGACCGCGATCGCCCGCTCGAACGCTTCCACCGCGCGGCCGTACTCCTGCTGCTGCCACAGAAGGCGCCCCATGAGCGCCGGCACCGAGCCGTCGATCGGGTTCACTTCGACGGCGAACACGTGGGCCTCGTCGGCCCGAACGGCGTCGACGAAAGCGAGGTAGTCGGCCGCTCGGGCGCCGGCCAGACGACGTGTACGCCACTCGAGCACGCGTCGTGTCGTGAGGCGCCGGCCGTCGACCGTGTAAGACGAGGAGTAGGCCCCGAAGTCTCGTTCGATGCGGGTGCCCGCCGGAGGCTCCACCGTGTAGCCCGGTGGCAGCGTGATCTCCGCCTCGATGACCGTCGCGAGGGGCGCGGAGATCTCAATCGACGGCACGTCGGGCCGGGCCTCGCCGCCAGTTGCCGGCAGGTCGAGCCGAGGCAACGCCGTCGCGAGCGTTGACCTGGGTTCGGCCCATGCCAGGAAACCAGACTGGAGGACCCGCGCGTCGAGCACGATCGGGTCGCCGGGGCGGTCGACGTCGCCAAAGGCCGCTTCGATCACCTCGCCGCCTTCCGCCAGGGCGGCCGCGACGGTCCGCGCCACCTCCGCCCGCCGTGCCGCGGGCTCGAAGCGGATCGTGTCACGGAGCGCGACCGCCGCATCGCCCCGCAGGCGCTGGCTCACGCGGGCGATCAGGGTGCCGGTCTCGCTCACCACGCCCTCAACCGTCACCACTCGCTCGGCCGCGGGCGACGCGGTCTGGGAGGTCGCCCGCAGCAACGACGAGACTGCGGCCGGCACGGCCGGGCGCCACGGCTCCTGGGCACCACCCGGGTACGGTGGCACCGCGACGACCAGAAGCACGGCGGCCCGACCGATCGTGGCCCAGGCCCTCCGCGCGCGAGCTGCTGACCGGAGGGGCCGTCGGGACGTCAAGGCAACAGGGTCCAGGAGTACCTCACGATGCGTCCTGGCGGCGGATCGGACGACCGGCGTCCGGAGAGCTGAAACGACTGGCCGAAGCCCACCTCTCGGGGCCCGTCGATGACGGCGGTCGGCCTCGTCGCATCGCGCACGATCACCTCGTGCACGGCGGGTTCCGATTCGTTGCCGCTGTCGTCGACGACGACGAGCTGAAAGCGATGACGGCCGACGCGAAGCGGCGAGGCCTGCGTGACGGTGACCTCGATGTCGGGCACGTCAGCGACCACGGGCTGTCCGGGACGGAATTCCGGCATGAGTGAGTCTCTCCTTCGACTGGGTGGTCGAGCACACCCATTCTACCGGCTGACGGACGCCGACTCGGGGCGGAAGCTCGATCGGGCCCTTCTGCCGACCGCCTTCGCCGCGTCATGCAGGCGCTCGGCCGGGAGGCGTGGGTCGCGACCTTCCGGGCCGCTGTCGAAGCGGTCTCCGGGGGCACGGTCGACCTGGGCAGACGCTCGGCGTCAGAGAACGCCGTGCTTCCTGAAGGCGTCGGTCGCGCTCATGCCGGCCTCGATGTCGCGCCGCACGAGGTTCTCCGCGCTCGCCTTCTCGAGCGCGCGCTCCACGACCTCGCGCTCACGGCCGCGCGGCACGACGACGACCCCGTCGAGGTCGCCAAAGACGATGTCACCGGGTTCGACGCGGACGGCGCCGAGTTCGATCGGCACGCGGTAGTC of Acidobacteriota bacterium contains these proteins:
- a CDS encoding TrkA family potassium uptake protein, with the protein product MKTSRRQFAVIGLGRFGSAIATTLAELGHDVIGVDAHADRVQHLADVVTQAMELDATDEKALRAAGIHEVDVAVVSIGENIESSLLVVMQLRELGVPTIVAKAVSPLHGRILEKLGVSRVIFPDREMAIRVAHSLVLSNVIDYIEVSREFGIIEIPAPAAFVGRTLRQLEIRPRFGLTLIAIKRQKTPQGPVTTTIAPGADETIQEGDVLALLGDTERLGQLDRRLRE
- a CDS encoding VWA domain-containing protein encodes the protein MRAPHRRWHATLLLSAQAPHERTRRRRASIVLVAALLVGAGAATRPAAAQPQPSLGSLKVVLLGDSYAAGNGARNDDGGRNYWMEGCYRSPTNWAEQYVRSLTADRFDVTFVNRACSGGVAAEILNPRNMGRVTSFSRSRCEPTYPDEEYYTDVERDLLFRWHCTRWLRPQIEAVGEDTDLVLLSIGGNDASFATIVQQCFVGGFRDPGDCREAVENAEDLLPDIRARIVDVLNHLRARMRPDAKVVLVGYPYLEIDPDYELVWAPLGFERDRYAAGREVRRLGDLGDDMHRGAIAAANGAAGDDFALFVEGVKERFSGHEPSANGTNPDRWLYEAYETRIAAEWYHYNPQGHREIARELATPLASTVETLAQAFIGLSSVDLVFVVDTTGSMFFDIEAVKQFSTSLVSLMASRTASYRFALVTYRDHPSHTGDPTDYPSRVELGFTNDASAIVDAIDALEVDGGGDFPESVYSGLMAGIGLPWRPGVKKIVLQLGDAPPHDPEPVTGLRAVDVVTAAINVDPAEVYVVDVSGFGAIGNLSLVVEGTGGRVFSARTPGEISAAIEGVIEVVLAKPYAWLGGPYITTIGTPVVFDASGSYDADGHIVLYEWDVNGDGVYDTSSAEPWYLHTFTADFDGFVAVRVTDNDGRTTVGTTRAHASIDGDEIPDVDDNCPTEHNPGQEDYDRDGIGDACDTDPGWPTTEREGVFVESGGVALYRAREVFQEDDPLTPRVLVERHVIRGGLGDADPDGDGWAVLGRTVGNGKGWLEGGYIDGEGRPWVIVEQRQGRFHRCFATTPSLTAVGEANNRLMFPMLDATAHPACRLNGRSDASPPGGPVPLR
- a CDS encoding DUF3365 domain-containing protein translates to MRTAFIALSTSLLAAVTLTAQPSQRPRGQAPDEVPDLRPAISRAEEVMNALQAALLARLADEMTRAGPAGAVSVCRDEAAAIATRVAREQSVVLGRTSHKLRNPANTPPAWAEALVSSSAGSKAAGHGIRVFDLGDRVGVVRPIGLAEMCASCHGAPGQIPAPVRDIVTAAYPQDAAVGFAPGDLRGWMWAEVPKP